GGCCGGCAACATCATCATCCGCCAGCGCGGCACCAGGTGGCATCCCGGCGCCAATGTGGGCATGGGCAAGGACCACACGATCTTCGCGCTGACCGATGGCACGGTGTCTTTCCGCACGGTCGCGGGCGGGCGCCAGTACGTCTCCGTCGTCGCGCCGTCGCCTGCCCCGGCAGAGTAACGGCGGCCAACCGCCGGCGTCCCTTCAACCCGGCGAAAAATCAGGTTACGAGCCAGGGGAGACGGGACACCGTCTCCCCTGATTTCGTATGGATCAATGCCATGAGTTCCCGGCCCACGAGTACCCGGATCGACGAGACG
This genomic window from Tepidamorphus gemmatus contains:
- the rpmA gene encoding 50S ribosomal protein L27: MAHKKAGGSSRNGRDTAGRRLGVKKFGGEHVVAGNIIIRQRGTRWHPGANVGMGKDHTIFALTDGTVSFRTVAGGRQYVSVVAPSPAPAE